One Halovivax ruber XH-70 genomic region harbors:
- a CDS encoding non-histone chromosomal MC1 family protein translates to MVREDGKRNFALREGSGDESSVFSGNTPRQAALKAARRLEPGSSESSADRVELKLREKGTDKVHIYEGWAWEETAPDDKPDWMPQEITEANVSKQGIEHIEE, encoded by the coding sequence ATGGTACGTGAAGATGGTAAGCGAAACTTCGCACTTCGCGAAGGAAGCGGTGACGAATCGAGTGTTTTCTCCGGAAATACGCCGAGACAGGCCGCCCTGAAGGCGGCCCGCCGGCTCGAACCGGGCTCGAGCGAATCGAGTGCGGACCGGGTCGAACTCAAACTCCGGGAGAAGGGAACCGACAAGGTACACATCTACGAGGGCTGGGCGTGGGAGGAGACCGCTCCCGACGACAAGCCCGACTGGATGCCCCAGGAGATCACGGAAGCGAACGTCTCGAAGCAGGGTATCGAACACATTGAGGAGTAA
- the pheS gene encoding phenylalanine--tRNA ligase subunit alpha → MQLPQAQLAVLEAASADDAQSVDALAAATDLPPETVTGALFALEEEGLVAVSEHVEESITLTEEGETYEADGLPEVRLYEAALDAGADDTPAQMGQVIGASGLEGPQVDIALSNYARKGYGAIDSGELTADSDADPDSDPEAAALLAIAPAEGDDGVSADDLELDDEVVDQLERRDLLERQESTTRSATLTDAGVTELMAGVETAETVGQLTPDLLTSGDWRDAEFAEYNVEADAEERHGGRMHVLRRTAERVKEVLVGMGFQEMDGPHVDADFWINDCLFMPQDHPARTHWDRFALEKPSHIDDLPDDLVERVERAHREGVGEDGEGYHSPWDEDFARALALRGHTTSLSTRHLSGHQIGEIEPPARFFSVEKAYRNDTLDSTHLLEFFQIEGWVMADELSVRDLMGTFEEFYAQFGITDIEFKPHYNPYTEPSFELFGTHPTTGELIEIGNSGIFREEMLEPLGVEADVMAWGLALERLAMLVTGAEDIRDLHGSLADLEFLRNAEVIY, encoded by the coding sequence ATGCAATTGCCACAGGCACAGCTCGCGGTCCTGGAGGCTGCGAGCGCAGACGATGCACAGTCCGTCGACGCCCTCGCGGCGGCGACCGACCTGCCGCCCGAGACGGTCACGGGTGCGCTGTTCGCCCTCGAGGAGGAGGGCCTGGTCGCTGTCTCCGAGCACGTCGAGGAATCGATCACCCTCACCGAGGAGGGAGAAACGTACGAGGCCGACGGCCTCCCCGAGGTGCGCCTCTACGAAGCGGCCCTCGACGCCGGCGCCGACGACACACCCGCCCAGATGGGCCAGGTCATCGGCGCGTCCGGGCTCGAGGGTCCGCAGGTCGACATCGCCCTCTCGAACTACGCGCGGAAGGGCTATGGCGCGATCGACAGCGGCGAACTTACCGCCGATTCGGACGCAGATCCCGATTCCGATCCGGAGGCCGCCGCGCTGTTGGCGATCGCCCCAGCGGAGGGGGACGATGGCGTCTCCGCTGACGACCTCGAGCTGGACGACGAGGTGGTCGACCAGCTCGAACGGCGGGACCTGCTCGAGCGCCAGGAGTCGACGACGCGGTCGGCCACGCTCACCGACGCCGGCGTGACCGAGCTCATGGCCGGCGTCGAGACGGCCGAGACCGTGGGCCAGCTCACCCCTGACCTGCTCACGAGCGGCGACTGGCGCGACGCCGAGTTCGCCGAGTACAACGTCGAAGCCGACGCCGAGGAGAGACACGGCGGCCGGATGCACGTCCTCCGGCGGACCGCCGAGCGCGTCAAGGAGGTCCTCGTCGGGATGGGCTTCCAGGAGATGGACGGGCCGCACGTCGACGCCGACTTCTGGATCAACGATTGCCTCTTCATGCCCCAGGATCACCCGGCGCGGACTCACTGGGACCGCTTCGCCCTCGAGAAGCCGAGTCACATCGACGACCTGCCCGACGACCTCGTCGAGCGGGTCGAACGCGCTCACCGCGAGGGTGTCGGTGAAGACGGTGAGGGCTACCACTCGCCCTGGGACGAAGACTTCGCCCGCGCGCTCGCGCTGCGGGGCCACACGACGTCGCTCTCGACCCGGCACCTCTCGGGCCACCAGATTGGTGAGATCGAGCCACCTGCGCGCTTCTTCAGCGTGGAGAAGGCCTACCGCAACGACACGCTCGACTCGACACACTTGCTCGAGTTCTTCCAGATCGAGGGCTGGGTGATGGCCGACGAACTCTCCGTACGCGACCTGATGGGGACGTTCGAGGAGTTCTACGCCCAGTTCGGGATCACAGACATCGAGTTCAAACCGCACTACAACCCCTACACGGAGCCGAGCTTCGAACTGTTCGGCACCCACCCGACGACGGGCGAACTGATCGAGATCGGCAACTCGGGCATCTTCCGCGAGGAGATGCTCGAACCGCTGGGCGTCGAGGCCGACGTGATGGCCTGGGGGCTCGCCCTCGAACGGCTGGCCATGCTGGTCACCGGCGCCGAGGACATTCGCGACCTCCACGGCTCGCTGGCCGATCTCGAGTTCCTGCGGAACGCGGAGGTGATTTACTGA
- a CDS encoding Hsp20/alpha crystallin family protein: MRRNPFDDLEELFDRLSNQFEDTMAGESGLAVPGTIGVDVADTGEEYVVTADLPGYDTEDVDLRLVDGALHLEASRSGTETTEDGDYIRRERTQRTVDRRIRIPEPVDEEGVEATYNNGVLTVTLPKLAGSEGGGHEIDIS, from the coding sequence ATGCGCCGAAACCCGTTCGACGATCTCGAAGAACTGTTCGACCGTCTCAGCAACCAGTTCGAGGACACGATGGCCGGCGAGAGCGGACTGGCCGTTCCCGGAACGATCGGCGTGGACGTCGCCGACACAGGTGAGGAGTACGTCGTCACTGCCGACCTGCCCGGTTACGACACGGAAGACGTCGATCTCCGGCTGGTCGACGGCGCGCTCCATCTCGAAGCCAGTCGGAGCGGGACGGAGACCACCGAGGATGGTGACTACATCCGCCGCGAGCGGACCCAGCGAACGGTCGACCGTCGCATCCGCATCCCGGAACCGGTCGACGAGGAGGGCGTCGAGGCCACGTACAACAACGGCGTTCTCACCGTGACACTCCCGAAACTCGCCGGGAGCGAGGGCGGCGGCCACGAGATCGACATTAGCTGA
- a CDS encoding phenylalanine--tRNA ligase beta subunit-related protein produces MPTVDIDPDELRTLADVTDVADDELKDDLFALGLEYEGETEDGDFELEFAPDRLDRLSVEGIARSLRYQYGEDRGVYVPTTTEADWTIRVDEAVPAERPYVTGAVIRGVDLDEESLDSLIQLQEKLHATMGRNRVKGAIGIHDLTMLRGAPATEGNPTIRYTGVAPDGERFVPLDSDRELTPGEVLEEHPTGREYAPVVDDYEAMPAIYDDIGLFSFPPVINGRRTEVSTDSRDLFVELTGTDQWTIDRMCAIICYALDARGATIEDVTVEYADPSVAAAAIEESDGRDEAGDSEAVENGRAEASEADTGSPVLVRPELSTKTKTVTHDRIESILGIELDPEEVQDLAERAGLEATVQDEADESTTGNGTDAESTGRLAYDVTIPPYRVDVLHPLDVIDDLGRAYGFNELAPNYPEIGTVGGRHERSRREEAVRETLVGLGFEDMLDFHLIGEADAYDRMGVDPGTDVLGGGEPARIKNPYSEDFGIVRPWALPSLLLVLENNTHRAYPQDLAEVGFVAEVDETAATGVAESRHVAGVLARHDAAYEDAKSRLQALCRAFDVDLETPPTDHPSFVDGRAASVVVDGNTVGVIGELHPAVLVEHDLEVPVAAFEFDLAGFGAE; encoded by the coding sequence ATGCCAACCGTCGACATCGATCCCGACGAACTGCGAACGCTCGCCGACGTGACGGACGTCGCCGACGACGAGCTCAAAGACGACCTCTTCGCGCTCGGCCTGGAGTACGAGGGCGAGACCGAGGACGGCGACTTCGAACTCGAGTTCGCGCCTGACCGCCTCGATCGGCTCTCCGTCGAGGGAATCGCCCGCTCGCTGCGCTACCAGTACGGCGAGGACCGCGGCGTCTACGTCCCGACGACGACCGAGGCCGACTGGACGATCCGGGTCGACGAGGCCGTCCCCGCCGAGCGGCCGTACGTCACCGGCGCGGTGATCCGCGGCGTCGATCTGGACGAGGAGTCGCTGGACTCGCTCATCCAGCTCCAGGAGAAGCTCCACGCGACGATGGGCCGCAACCGGGTGAAGGGCGCGATCGGGATCCACGACCTGACGATGCTCCGCGGCGCACCCGCAACCGAGGGTAACCCGACGATCCGCTACACCGGCGTCGCCCCCGATGGCGAGCGCTTCGTCCCCCTCGACTCGGATCGGGAACTGACGCCCGGCGAGGTCTTAGAAGAGCACCCGACGGGTCGCGAGTACGCCCCCGTCGTCGACGACTACGAGGCGATGCCCGCGATCTACGACGACATCGGGCTGTTCTCCTTCCCGCCGGTGATCAACGGTCGCCGGACGGAGGTCTCCACGGACTCGCGCGACCTGTTCGTCGAACTGACCGGCACCGACCAGTGGACGATCGACCGGATGTGTGCGATCATCTGCTACGCGCTCGACGCCCGTGGCGCCACTATCGAGGACGTCACCGTCGAGTACGCCGATCCGTCGGTCGCCGCGGCGGCCATCGAGGAGAGCGACGGCCGCGACGAGGCCGGCGACAGCGAGGCAGTCGAGAACGGGCGCGCCGAAGCCAGTGAGGCCGACACCGGGTCGCCCGTTCTCGTCCGACCGGAGCTCTCGACGAAGACCAAGACCGTGACCCACGACCGGATCGAGTCCATCCTCGGGATCGAACTCGACCCGGAGGAGGTACAGGATCTGGCCGAACGGGCCGGCCTGGAGGCGACTGTCCAGGACGAGGCCGACGAATCGACTACCGGAAACGGGACTGACGCCGAGTCGACCGGTCGACTCGCCTACGACGTGACGATCCCGCCGTACCGCGTGGACGTCCTCCACCCGCTGGACGTGATCGACGACCTCGGCCGGGCCTACGGCTTCAACGAACTGGCGCCGAACTACCCCGAGATCGGTACCGTCGGCGGCCGTCACGAGCGGAGTCGGCGTGAGGAGGCCGTCCGCGAGACGCTCGTCGGGCTCGGGTTCGAGGACATGCTCGACTTCCACCTCATCGGCGAGGCCGACGCCTACGACCGCATGGGCGTCGACCCCGGAACTGACGTCCTCGGCGGCGGCGAACCCGCCCGGATCAAGAACCCCTACAGCGAGGACTTCGGGATCGTCCGCCCCTGGGCGCTCCCCTCGCTCCTCCTGGTGCTCGAGAACAACACCCACCGGGCGTACCCGCAGGACCTGGCGGAGGTCGGCTTCGTCGCCGAGGTCGACGAGACAGCCGCCACCGGCGTCGCCGAGTCGCGCCACGTCGCGGGCGTCCTCGCTCGTCACGACGCCGCCTACGAGGACGCGAAGTCCCGCCTCCAGGCACTCTGTCGCGCGTTCGACGTCGACCTGGAGACGCCGCCGACCGACCACCCGTCGTTCGTCGACGGCCGGGCCGCGAGCGTCGTCGTCGACGGCAACACGGTGGGCGTGATCGGGGAACTGCACCCCGCGGTGCTCGTCGAGCACGACCTCGAGGTTCCCGTCGCCGCGTTCGAGTTCGATCTGGCCGGATTCGGAGCCGAGTGA
- the rimI gene encoding ribosomal protein S18-alanine N-acetyltransferase — protein MTVPRSEADGVTIRRAERADILAVVRIESASFPQPWPTNAFEAFLGEPGFLVAVDPENRVVGYAIADVTPTHGGLLGHLKDIAVHPERRGNGIATALLGRVFTLMYTSGADSLKLEVRESNEPAIELYRSAGFEPLRRVDGYYADGEDAIVMLHDLDG, from the coding sequence GTGACGGTACCGCGTTCCGAGGCCGACGGTGTGACCATCCGGCGCGCGGAGCGAGCGGACATCCTCGCCGTGGTCCGGATCGAGTCCGCCTCGTTCCCGCAGCCGTGGCCGACGAACGCGTTCGAGGCCTTTCTCGGCGAACCGGGGTTTCTGGTCGCCGTCGACCCGGAAAACCGCGTCGTCGGCTACGCCATCGCCGACGTCACCCCGACCCACGGCGGGCTCCTCGGCCACCTGAAGGACATCGCCGTCCATCCGGAGCGACGCGGCAACGGCATCGCGACGGCGCTTCTCGGTCGCGTGTTCACGCTGATGTACACGAGCGGGGCGGACAGCCTCAAACTCGAGGTTCGCGAGTCGAACGAGCCGGCGATCGAACTCTACCGTTCGGCCGGGTTCGAGCCGCTGCGTCGCGTCGACGGCTACTACGCCGACGGCGAAGACGCCATCGTGATGCTCCACGACCTCGACGGGTGA
- a CDS encoding carboxylate--amine ligase yields MESDVSADDESASVVVPAIDAPSSVACLRSLGRRGVRTVVVSETPTAPAVHSAYCDEVVPVPAPQDDLLGYRDALLDLARRDAVHAIVPVREADVYVLSRYREEFAAEIEPLWPALETLRRVQDRCALFEAAETAGIDAPETRLVGEIDDPDREWIVKPRYSILADAYVDCDPADCTAPPTTTYLPPGTEPDVAALTAEMGHEPICQEYVHTPHEYGFFALYDEGEPVATFQHRQRRGYSYAGGPSAFRESVDIPALETAGLALLDELDWHGLAMVEFLRDEETGEFKLMEINPRFWSSLPFTVQAGVDFPYYYWQLCNGGGEIAAAYDVGVAGHLLRGELLYLHSILADDVDLVDRPSFPIAVGSVARSLVSHPRFDYLQKDDIRPFVQDLRNAVGSLRTR; encoded by the coding sequence ATGGAGTCCGACGTGAGCGCCGACGACGAGTCGGCGTCGGTGGTCGTCCCCGCCATCGACGCACCGAGTAGTGTCGCGTGCCTGCGGTCGCTCGGTCGGCGCGGCGTCCGAACCGTCGTCGTCTCCGAGACGCCGACGGCGCCCGCCGTCCACTCGGCGTACTGCGACGAGGTAGTTCCGGTCCCGGCCCCGCAGGACGACCTGCTTGGGTATCGGGACGCACTGCTCGATCTGGCCCGTCGCGACGCAGTCCACGCGATCGTCCCCGTCCGGGAGGCCGACGTGTACGTCCTCTCGCGCTATCGCGAGGAGTTCGCCGCCGAGATCGAACCGCTCTGGCCGGCGCTCGAGACCCTCCGTCGCGTCCAGGATCGGTGTGCGCTCTTCGAGGCGGCCGAGACCGCTGGAATCGACGCACCGGAGACGCGCCTCGTCGGCGAGATCGACGACCCCGATCGCGAGTGGATCGTCAAGCCGCGCTACTCGATTCTGGCCGACGCCTACGTCGACTGCGACCCGGCTGACTGTACGGCACCGCCGACGACGACCTACCTGCCGCCAGGGACCGAGCCAGACGTCGCGGCGCTCACCGCCGAGATGGGCCACGAACCCATCTGTCAGGAGTACGTCCACACGCCCCACGAGTACGGTTTCTTCGCGCTCTACGACGAGGGCGAGCCCGTCGCGACCTTCCAGCACCGCCAGCGCCGCGGCTACAGCTACGCCGGCGGCCCGAGCGCCTTTCGCGAGTCGGTCGACATCCCTGCGCTCGAAACCGCCGGCCTCGCCCTGCTCGACGAACTCGACTGGCACGGCCTCGCCATGGTGGAGTTCCTGCGCGACGAGGAGACAGGCGAATTCAAACTCATGGAGATCAACCCGCGGTTCTGGTCGTCGCTGCCGTTCACCGTCCAGGCAGGCGTCGACTTCCCGTACTACTACTGGCAGCTGTGCAACGGCGGCGGCGAGATCGCCGCGGCGTACGACGTCGGCGTCGCCGGCCACCTCCTCCGCGGAGAACTGCTCTACCTCCACTCGATCCTCGCCGACGACGTCGACCTGGTCGACCGACCCTCCTTTCCGATCGCGGTCGGCTCAGTCGCCCGCTCGCTCGTCTCACATCCCCGGTTCGATTACCTGCAAAAAGACGATATCCGACCGTTCGTGCAAGACCTCCGAAACGCGGTCGGCTCGCTGCGAACACGATAA
- a CDS encoding DUF5810 domain-containing protein, producing MGYACPVCGAEQADGVHLANHLAVTASLGRSDHEAWLAEYAPDWRDDSPDELADRVTPHATEIETPAFETDDGSRPQTGFEHELAAQTRGSGRGSHTATTAGHGTGADPLTDTTTRSADVESVLAEARELTEEIRAGADDERDGTEDGDDHEEAADGPAPTDGDENA from the coding sequence ATGGGATACGCCTGCCCGGTCTGTGGCGCCGAACAAGCCGACGGTGTCCACCTCGCGAACCACCTCGCCGTGACGGCGTCGCTCGGCCGCTCCGACCACGAGGCGTGGCTCGCCGAGTACGCACCGGACTGGCGCGACGACTCGCCCGACGAACTCGCCGACAGAGTCACTCCCCACGCCACGGAGATCGAGACGCCCGCGTTCGAAACCGACGACGGCAGCCGCCCACAGACGGGCTTCGAACACGAGCTGGCCGCCCAGACGCGCGGTTCCGGCCGCGGCAGCCACACGGCTACGACTGCCGGTCACGGAACGGGAGCGGACCCGCTGACAGACACCACCACTCGATCGGCTGACGTCGAGTCGGTCCTCGCCGAAGCACGCGAACTGACCGAGGAGATCCGCGCAGGCGCCGACGACGAACGGGACGGCACCGAAGACGGCGACGATCACGAGGAGGCCGCCGACGGTCCCGCACCGACGGACGGAGACGAAAACGCGTAA
- the pheA gene encoding prephenate dehydratase, translating to MHTVTLGPEGTYSHRAARTVSDSVAFRPSVTAIVEAVADGSFDRGVVPIENSIEGSVTETLDALAARDVSIVREVVTPITHALLAQAEDFETVTSHSQALAQCRSFLADQYPDVARESVASTAAAVELAREDPSVAAIAHPSTAEQALRVLATEIQDRPSNETRFFVLGPESARSPAGGKTTIVIYPASNHPGLLYELLGPFEERGVNLTRIESRPSGKQLGDYRFHLDLEGGLYEPRIEAAVEAVEAVLDDGWVRWLGSYDVEHAVE from the coding sequence ATGCACACCGTCACGCTCGGTCCGGAAGGAACGTACTCCCACCGGGCCGCTCGCACCGTGAGCGATTCGGTCGCGTTCCGGCCGTCGGTGACGGCGATCGTCGAGGCGGTCGCCGACGGGTCGTTCGATCGCGGCGTCGTCCCGATCGAGAACAGCATCGAGGGAAGCGTCACCGAGACGCTCGACGCACTCGCGGCGCGGGACGTCTCGATCGTTCGCGAGGTCGTCACCCCGATCACACACGCGTTGCTCGCCCAGGCTGAGGATTTCGAGACCGTCACGAGCCACTCCCAGGCGCTCGCCCAGTGTCGGTCGTTTCTCGCCGACCAGTATCCAGACGTTGCGCGCGAATCCGTCGCCAGTACGGCGGCGGCCGTCGAACTGGCCCGGGAGGATCCGTCCGTCGCGGCCATTGCACACCCGAGTACGGCCGAGCAGGCCCTTCGCGTGCTCGCGACCGAGATCCAGGATCGTCCGTCGAACGAGACGCGATTTTTCGTGCTCGGGCCCGAGTCGGCTCGTTCGCCGGCCGGCGGAAAGACGACGATCGTCATCTATCCGGCGTCCAACCACCCGGGGCTGCTGTACGAACTTCTCGGCCCGTTCGAGGAGCGGGGCGTCAACCTCACGCGAATCGAATCCCGACCGAGCGGGAAGCAACTGGGCGACTACCGTTTTCATCTCGACCTGGAGGGTGGACTGTACGAGCCGCGAATCGAGGCGGCCGTCGAGGCGGTCGAAGCCGTCCTCGACGACGGCTGGGTGCGCTGGCTCGGCTCCTACGACGTGGAACACGCGGTCGAGTGA